The nucleotide sequence TCTGTCTTCCGTGGCCGCCGAAGACGGAGTGCTGGGCACCGCCTTCGCCGCCACCTTCGTCGAGGTGCTGACCACCGGCGGACGTGACTACAGGAACGGCCGCCTGGCCAGGACCCGGCTCGGCGCGAACCCGCAGCACCTCACCCTTCCCGACGGGCAGCGGGTGAAGTCCGCGGGCGTCCCGACGGGCGAACTACTGGCCGCGCAGCGGGCCAGCGGGGCGCCGTCCGTCACCGCCACCTCCGCGCTGGCCCCGGCCTCGCCCGTCGTGCGGGCCGTACTGCCCGCGCTCGGAGTGCTGTTGTCCGTCCCCGCCCTGGGCCGGTTCGCCGTCCGCCGGATGGCCCGGACCACGACCAAGGCCGCGCCGAGGCCGCGACATCATTCCTGGGGACACGCCGTCGTCACCTGGTCCGACGGCACGAGCCGCGAGGGCTGGCTGCGCGTCGGTGACGGCATGGAGTACACCGCAGACGTCGCAGCGGAGATCGCCCTGCGGCTGGCGCGCGGCGAAGCCGGGCCGGGCGCCTACACACCGGCGGCCGCGTTCGGTCCCGGCCTCGCCACAGCGGCCGGGGGCGACTTCATCCTCGACTGAGACCCGCCACCCCGGGTCTGCGCGGCTCAGCGGGCGAGGCGGTGGAGCCAGTCTCTGAGGAGGGCCGTCTCGGTCGGGCTCAGCGGGAGCGTCGCCTCGTCCGTCGTCCTGACGGCGGCGTCGAGGGCGAGCGCGCGGGACGCGAGGCGGGGGTCCGCGGGCGGGGGTGGGTCGGTGGTGAGGGAGTCGAGGACGGTGTCGCGCATCCGCCGGGCGAGGTCCGGGTCACGGTCCTCGGCGGGCGTGCTGATCAGCGACAGGGTGACGCCCGTGACGGCCGCCGTGGACAAGCTCGCGGCGAGAGCGGGCGGGACCCGCAGGCGGCCCACGGCGGCGACGCGGTCGAGTGCCTTCAGCAGGTGGTCGTGGGCCTCGTCGGCGGCGGGCGGCCGGCGGTCCGGCCGGTCCGTGCCGAACATCAGCAGGTAGAAGGCGGGGTGCCGCAGCCCGAAGTCGACGTGGATGTCCCAGCCTCGGCGCAGGTCGTCGACCGGGTCGTCGGTGTGCGCCAGATCGTGCTTCTCGGCCAGATAGATGTCGAAGCCGTGGATGGCCAGGGCGGCGAGAAGGCCGTCCTTGTCGGCGAAGAACTGGTAGAGGGAGGCCGCGCGGATACCGGCCGCCGCCGCGACCGAGCGGGTGGAGAGCGCCTGCGCGCCCTCGCGTTCCAGGATGCCCGCGGCCACTTCAAGGATCTGTCGCCGGGTACGGCTCTTCGCTTCGTCCACGGTTGCAATGCTACGGCATTCGGCGTATCACTGACACGGGCACTGCTACGCAGATGCCCGTGGCAGTGATACGGCAAGGGAGAAGCCAATGAATCGTGTCGGATACGGCGCCATGCAGCTCGCCGGACCGAACGTCTGGGGGCCGCCGGACGATCCCGAGTCGGCGCGGCGGGTGCTGCGCCTGGCGGTCGAGCTGGGCGTCACGTTCTTCGACACCGCCAACGCGTACGGACCGCGTACGGTGAACCAGCTCATCGGGGAGGCACTGCGGCCCTTCCCCGAGGGACTGATCGTCGGCAACAAGGTCGGCGCCGGGCGCGGCCCCGACAAGACATGGATCATCACGGACCACCCGGAAACGGTCCGGCGCCAGGTCCACGAGTCGCTGGCCGACCTCGGTACGGAGGCGAGCGAGCTGACGTACCTGCGGCTCGGCGGCGACGGTCCCGCGGGACCGAGCGACGTGCCGCTGGAGGAGTCGCTGGGTGTGCTCGTCGAGCTGCGCGACCAAGGGCTCGTCCGGCGCATCGGGCTGTCCGGCGCATCGCCGGAGATGCTGGCCCGCGCGCGCAGGATGACGCCGATCGCGGCCGTGCAGAACCGCTTCAACCTGCTGGACCGCAGCGGCGTCCAGGTGCTCGCCGACTGCGAGGCGCACGGCATCATGTTCGTCCCGTACTTCCCACTGGCCTCCGGGCGGCTCGCCGACTACGACGAGCTGACCGGCCCCGCGAAGCGGCTCGGCGCGACACCGGCCCAGGTCGCGCTGGCCTGGCTGCTGCGCCGCTCCCCCGCCATGGTCGTCATTCCCGGTACGGCCGACCCCGACCATCTGCGGGCCAACACCGCGGCGGCCGAGGTGGCGGCGGATCTGACAAACGCCGAGGTGGCCCGGCTGACCGGTCTTGTCGACGAGTCGAAGGCGGTCATCGACCAGCCGCACCAGTCCACCCTCGACGCGCTCAAGTCCGCTGCCGAAAAAGGCCGTTGAGCAACGCCTTGCCGGGCGTGCGCGCTTCACTCACGTCGTCAGCTGTGCACGTACCCAGTCAGGTTCCGGGTTGACGTGGGCCCGGCCCGCCACGACGACGGTCGGCACGGTCTCGTCGCCGCCGTTCGCCGCCCGGACCACCGCGGCGCCGGCCGGGTCGCGCCAGATGTCGACCCAGTGCAACTGCCGAGAGTGACGGCCCAGTCGGAAGCGCAGCCGCAGGCAGTACTTGCAGCCCGGCCGCCAGAAGACGACCGGGCGGCCGTCGGCGGCGCTGCGGCGCTGTGCTTCCGGCGCGCCGATCGACCGCGGGAAGACCAGCGGCGAGTGCACGACCGCGACCGCCACGAACACCAGCAGGCACACCGCGGCCAGGCCCGGACTCCCCCGGAGGGCCGGCCCGGCCGCGACGACAACGCCGCAGAGCAGAAACAGCGTCGGCAGAATCCAGGCACGCGTCATGGTGCCGCAGACTACCGCTGCCCCTGCACCGTCGCCGCCGGGCGGCCGGAGCGCGGCCCGTCCGGCCGCCGGCCGTCGGCTCGTGCCGTACGGGCCCGGGACGCGGCGCCGATCGCGACGGCGCTGCTTCCCAGCGCGCTCCGTACGAGCCGCACCGGGTGCCCGCTCACGGGTGGTTCCGCCGCCAGTGCGCGCAGGATCGCCGGTTCGAGCAGGGACCAGGCCCTGCTGACACCGCCGCCGATCACCACCGTGGTGACATCGACGACGCCCGCCGTGATGAGGATCGCCCGCGCGACGGCCGAGCCCGCCGCTTCGAACACCGCGACCGCGTCCGGGTCGCCCCGGTCCGCCGCGTCCGCGACGTCCCGGGCCGTGGTGGGCCGGCCGGTCCGTTCCTCGTAGCGGGCGCCGATGGAGCGCCCCGACGCCAGCGTCTCCAGATGACCACGGCCGCCGCAGGTGCACGGCAGGTCGCCGAAGCCCGGGATGTGGCCGATCTCGCCCGCCGCGCCGTGCGGGCCCTCGAACAGCTCCCCGCCCATCCAGAAGGCCCCGCCGACACCCGTGCCGAGGGTCATCCCCAGGACGTACGGCTCCCCCTCGACGGCGCCCTTCGACACCTCACCGCGCAGGAACGCGTTGACGTCGTTGTCGAGGAACGCCGGTACGCCGAGGGCCGCTTCGACGGTCTCCGTGACCGGGAAGCCCGCCCAGCCGGTGAACGAGTCACTGGCGACGAGGACATGTCCCGTACTGGCGTCGACCACTCCCGCGGCGCCGACCCCGACCCCGCGCAGGTCGGACGGCACCCGGCCGAGAAGCATCCGCAGCGCGTCAAGTGCCGCGCCCACCATGGCTGTTCCGCCGTCGGCCGCCGGGGTCGCGACCTCCATGTGGTCGACGACGGCGAGTTCGTCCGTGCAGAGCACGACCTGGGTGGTGGTGCCTCCGATGTCGATCCCCGCGTACCTGGCGCGCACGGGTCGGTGTATCTCCGTTCGGCTCATGCTTCGACGTCCGATCCGCCGTCAACTTCCGCTGTGACCGACGCGTCCGATCCGCCTGCGGCGAGCGCCGCCTGCCGGTCGGCACGGCG is from Streptomyces sp. NBC_00370 and encodes:
- a CDS encoding TetR/AcrR family transcriptional regulator, whose protein sequence is MDEAKSRTRRQILEVAAGILEREGAQALSTRSVAAAAGIRAASLYQFFADKDGLLAALAIHGFDIYLAEKHDLAHTDDPVDDLRRGWDIHVDFGLRHPAFYLLMFGTDRPDRRPPAADEAHDHLLKALDRVAAVGRLRVPPALAASLSTAAVTGVTLSLISTPAEDRDPDLARRMRDTVLDSLTTDPPPPADPRLASRALALDAAVRTTDEATLPLSPTETALLRDWLHRLAR
- a CDS encoding aldo/keto reductase; translation: MNRVGYGAMQLAGPNVWGPPDDPESARRVLRLAVELGVTFFDTANAYGPRTVNQLIGEALRPFPEGLIVGNKVGAGRGPDKTWIITDHPETVRRQVHESLADLGTEASELTYLRLGGDGPAGPSDVPLEESLGVLVELRDQGLVRRIGLSGASPEMLARARRMTPIAAVQNRFNLLDRSGVQVLADCEAHGIMFVPYFPLASGRLADYDELTGPAKRLGATPAQVALAWLLRRSPAMVVIPGTADPDHLRANTAAAEVAADLTNAEVARLTGLVDESKAVIDQPHQSTLDALKSAAEKGR
- a CDS encoding glutaredoxin domain-containing protein; this translates as MTRAWILPTLFLLCGVVVAAGPALRGSPGLAAVCLLVFVAVAVVHSPLVFPRSIGAPEAQRRSAADGRPVVFWRPGCKYCLRLRFRLGRHSRQLHWVDIWRDPAGAAVVRAANGGDETVPTVVVAGRAHVNPEPDWVRAQLTT
- a CDS encoding ROK family protein — encoded protein: MRARYAGIDIGGTTTQVVLCTDELAVVDHMEVATPAADGGTAMVGAALDALRMLLGRVPSDLRGVGVGAAGVVDASTGHVLVASDSFTGWAGFPVTETVEAALGVPAFLDNDVNAFLRGEVSKGAVEGEPYVLGMTLGTGVGGAFWMGGELFEGPHGAAGEIGHIPGFGDLPCTCGGRGHLETLASGRSIGARYEERTGRPTTARDVADAADRGDPDAVAVFEAAGSAVARAILITAGVVDVTTVVIGGGVSRAWSLLEPAILRALAAEPPVSGHPVRLVRSALGSSAVAIGAASRARTARADGRRPDGPRSGRPAATVQGQR